In Sander vitreus isolate 19-12246 chromosome 12, sanVit1, whole genome shotgun sequence, the following proteins share a genomic window:
- the ankrd12 gene encoding ankyrin repeat domain-containing protein 12 isoform X3 — MAKPGSDRDGAMVDKQAGKKSKDKLSPFTKTPKLDRSELLGKEGKAKSSMKRKLSFTTSPLRTEERDSDTDKDVPDKKKVKKEAGGKKSQAPNLLFGYPLSERKQMALLMQMTANSPDSTPSHPSQTTPVQKKVPSSASSRQKDKVNKRNERGETPLHMAAIRGDAKQVKELISLGADVNVKDFAGWTPLHEACNLGYYDVAKVLIAAGAEVNTQGLDDDTPLHDASSSGHKDIVKLLLRHGGNAFQANKRGERPVDVADSQELEQLLKGEVSLSDQDDSSSGLLFSAESEDPPSVNPSSVDDNMEDSDTEKDSDGKLATKASSSVPGLDEYEFKDEEEEEDFSKALSDRHILRREVRQREKEEKDRNHVAGKQSGKGDSSTKSKKQKTSRVHCSSDTSSDEMESLSEKRSSPTCSQSSESLKADTRSKKENAEQKDKGKVKKKSKSQNKNKENQEDGKENSKTLVLSLATVSESTEKGREEDSFKMSFSPKDDSSVHLFHLSSIKSPKLNHSMTDKQTPLKQENTKLCISISDSSCPVDGVKYNHYTEADYCTEGSSTKGCKHKEKSKHQQKDSSGDGDDGHLSPYKDGSIGNSVDSSEGALRKTDLDGKVVKKHKLKHKEKDKHRREYEAERSRHRQKEARKDGHRNLEFDREFWKENFFKSDETDEHLPVKKEGEDISSLQKTSDSSSVKDERNTKEKHSSSKEKKLREEREKDKAVKKERKEAAGKEEKVKDSKLSEREERVECHGSGRIPEESLQSNSMKEETDEKPISGITADQEQLELSEKGSREKTDKRLPGKEKDSEKMEKRHPDKEKKVKTEHVDKADSQNSVDRWKEKERTGAISSYSPGDKNYKENEKLKTLSTTKKNEDSRKSKDKFDKRSDRERQDREYSVGDHREKERTNSDKKGKPLEKTADHSKSDRSKEKDCDRKKRDKIKDGTLSSSSNLKLLLEEKKSYLSESSKSLSTKSKEEVVRTPEKDRDRRDRDRDSDKHKDKDRHKDRSQQAKISKAKSSETDADKAKSKASPATRDTKPKEKRLVNDDLMQTSFERMLSLKDQEIEQWHRKHLEKIKQKERERLKHRPLVDPGKSKPKDRTKSELCLSKELMRSKSSETSDVQNREKSLKDGTSPRTMSLDGKSLPSINAKVMSAVENCLTRSPRPESERCGLMSRSVSLVSVASSEDSCQATTLTPRHIEYDSDMNLEALDSQSAFLQSSLVIQATRSPSVHDKDCNSLPDVPQSNRTLLPSRHESPYLRAILDEDANSSTEGKAVENLPTPGQPTEELGTRETSAETEQSLNIQQQCMNSVAHSVTEIEGRAPGSLTPQMSNKDPQTLRIFGSLTLPECSGSQAGSTAGSTEQKTLPSSDPPVAKDVQCPTENSKAECSNKYSDQPSTPTACLSAELSELTNTKSLQQREPLAVSGMESVQETESGTVHVSDLKDEPLENADRAEDESMETETFRTDDRGSPLPSTSTHIPSSTAGDSLPGFSQTSTESKLFQEDMDVNDQDCKNSIPSSDTAVSCLDAQMEKKDSMPPASSYSASPEHKAEEMTDVQQSSEHSGAAVSVTTECSSVEGSLATEDLSESTAEASSEPIKVTPADEKPESSSAGEEQSQSTVQSAAQSDSSSSSNSSTCSASRSSSPQSGDRDSDSSGARVKVRSADEDVDVHVPHPRKRKMPKFLSSQLCSTTQQEKERGQQSLAAIVDSVKLEEIQPYQTERANPYYEFLHIRRKIEEKRKVLCSVTPQPPQYYDEYVTFNGSYLLDGNPLSKLCIPTITPPPSLPEQLKEMFKQQEVVRMKLRLQHSIEREKLIVSNEQEVLRVHYRAARTLANQSLPFSACTVLLDAEVYNMPQDVQSDDGKTSVRDRFNARQFMSWLQDVDDKFDKLKTCLLMRQQHEAAALNAVQRLEWQLKLQELDLATYKSTSIFEIPEFYIPLVEVNDDFDLTPI, encoded by the exons ATGGCCAAACCTGGGAGCGACAGAGATGGAGCCATGGTGGATAAGCAGGCGGGGAAGAAG AGCAAAGACAAGTTGTCCCCTTTCACCAAAACTCCGAAGCTGGACCGGAGTGAGTTGCTGGGGAAGGAAGGGAAAGCCAAGTCTTCCATGAAGCGCAAGCTCTCCTTCACTACCAGTCCGCTCCGGACCGAGGAGCGAGACTCAGACACAG ATAAAGATGTACCAGACAAAAAGAAGGTGAAAAAGGAGGCTGGGGGCAAAAAGTCCCAGGCTCCCAACCTTTTGTTTGGGTATCCTTTGTCAGAACGCAAACAGATGGCTCTTCTAATGCAGATGACTGCCAACAGTCCAG ACTCTACTCCCAGTCACCCCTCACAAACGACCCCTGTGCAGAAGAAAGTCCCTAGCAGTGCCTCGTCTCGACAGAAGGACAAGGTCAACAAGAGGAACGAGCGAGGGGAGACTCCTCTTCACATGGCAGCCATCCGGGGAGACGCCAAGCAAGTTAAAGAGCTCATTAGCCTGGGAGCTGACGTCAACGTCAAAGACTTTGCAG GTTGGACTCCTCTTCATGAAGCCTGTAATCTTGGTTACTACGATGTGGCCAAGGTCTTAATAGCAGCAGGTGCAGAGGTGAACACGCAGGGTCTGGATGATGACACGCCACTCCATGATGCTTCCAGCAGCGGGCATAAAGAT ATTGTGAAACTGCTGCTACGCCACGGTGGTAACGCCTTCCAGGCCAACAAGCGCGGGGAGCGCCCGGTGGACGTTGCAGACTCTCAGGAGCTGGAGCAGCTATTAAAGGGAGAGGTGTCACTGTCGGACCAAGATGACAGCTCTTCAG GTCTTCTCTTCTCTGCAGAGTCTGAAGACCCTCCATCTGTCAATCCATCCAGTGTGGATGACAACATGGAAGACTCTGATACTGAAAAGGACTCGGACGGCAAACTGGCCACGAAAGCGTCATCGTCTGTGCCAGGGCTGGATGAGTATGAGTTCAaggacgaggaagaggaggaggatttcAGTAAAGCCCTGAGCGACAGACACATTCTTCGCAGGGAAGTACGGCAgcgggagaaggaggagaaagatAGGAATCATGTGGCAGGAAAGCAGAGTGGAAAAGGCGATTCCTCTACAAAGTCCAAAAAGCAGAAGACTTCTCGTGTCCACTGCAGCTCAGATACCTCCAGCGATGAAATGGAGAGCCTTTCAGAGAAAAGGAGTTCCCCCACCTGCTCTCAGAGCTCAGAGAGCCTCAAGGCAGACACACGGTCTAAAAAGGAGAATGCTGAGCAAAAGGACAAGGGCAAAGTCAAGAAGAAGAGCAAAAGccagaataaaaacaaagaaaaccaaGAGGATGGGAAAGAGAACAGCAAAACGTTGGTCCTCTCTCTCGCAACCGTGTCCGAGAGCACAGAAAAGGGTCGGGAGGAGGACTCCTTCAAGATGTCTTTCAGTCCGAAAGATGACTCATCCGTCCACCTCTTTCATTTGTCGTCCATAAAATCTCCCAAACTGAACCACAGCATGACAGATAAACAAACACCACTCAAACAGGAAAATACTAAGCTGTGCATTTCCATCAGTGACAGCTCATGTCCGGTGGACGGTGTCAAATACAACCACTACACGGAGGCAGACTACTGCACCGAAGGCTCCAGCACCAAGGGGTGTAAGCACAAGGAAAAGAGCAAACACCAACAGAAAGACTCCAGTGGAGATGGGGACGATGGTCATTTGAGTCCTTACAAAGACGGCAGCATAGGAAACAGTGTAGACAGCTCTGAAGGTGCCTTACGGAAGACCGACTTAGATGGCAAAGTGGTAAAGAAGCATAAACTTAAACACAAGGAGAAAGACAAACACAGGAGGGAATACGAGGCAGAGCGGAGCCGCCACAGGCAGAAGGAGGCCAGGAAAGACGGCCACAGGAATTTGGAGTTTGACAGAGAATTCTGGAAAGAGAATTTTTTCAAAAGTGATGAGACCGATGAACATCTGCCAGTAAAAAAGGAAGGTGAAGACATTAGCTCACTTCAGAAGACCTCCGATTCCTCTTCTGTCAAAGATGAGAGAAACACGAAGGAGAAACACTCAAGCAGCAAGGAAAAGAAGCTGAGAGAAGAGCGAGAAAAAGACAAAGCTGTGAAAAAAGAGCGAAAGGAGGCTGCTGGTAAAGAGGAGAAGGTAAAGGATTCAAAGTTGAGTGAGCGTGAAGAGAGAGTGGAGTGCCACGGCTCAGGGCGGATTCCAGAGGAGTCGCTGCAGAGCAACAGCATGAAAGAAGAGACAGACGAGAAACCCATAAGTGGGATCACAGCTGATCAAGAACAGCTGGAGCTCTCTGAAAAAGGATCACGTGAGAAAACTGACAAGAGGCTCCCAGGAAAAGAGAAGGATTCagagaaaatggagaaaagGCATCCTGACAaggaaaaaaaggttaaaacgGAGCATGTTGACAAAGCTGATTCACAGAATTCAGTGGATCGTtggaaggaaaaagaaagaacaggagCCATTTCTTCTTACTCGCCTGGAGataaaaactacaaagagaATGAGAAACTGAAAACTTTATCTACAACCAAAAAGAATGAGGACAGCAGGAAAAGTAAAGATAAGTTTGACAAGCGGTCTGATAGGGAGAGGCAGGACAGAGAATATAGTGTTGGGGATCACAGGGAAAAGGAACGCACCAACTCTGATAAGAAAGGAAAACCTTTAGAGAAAACCGCAGATCATAGTAAATCTGATCGTTCAAAAGAAAAGGACTGTGACAGGAAAAAGAGGGATAAAATAAAAGATGGGACTCTTTCCTCAAGCTCCAATCTGAAATTACTTttagaagagaagaagagctATCTGTCCGAGAGCAGCAAGTCCTTATCTACAAAATCAAAGGAGGAAGTTGTGAGAACACCAGAGAAGGATCGCGACCGGAGAGACCGGGACAGAGACTCCGATAAACACAAGGATAAGGACCGGCACAAAGACCGCTCCCAGCAGGCCAAAATCAGCAAGGCCAAATCCAGCGAGACAGATGCCGACAAGGCCAAATCAAAAGCCTCACCAGCAACACGAGACACCAAGCCCAAAGAGAAGAGGCTTGTGAATGATGACTTGATGCAGACCAGCTTTGAGCGCATGCTCAGCCTGAAGGACCAGGAGATTGAGCAGTGGCACCGCAAACACCTggagaaaattaaacaaaaagagcGAGAAAGGCTTAAACACCGGCCTCTGGTAGATCCAGGGAAGTCCAAACCTAAAGACAGAACAAAGTCTGAACTGTGCCTGAGTAAGGAGCTCATGCGCTCAAAAAGCTCTGAAACCTCTGATGTCCAAAACCGAGAGAAATCCCTGAAGGATGGCACCAGCCCCAGAACAATGTCGCTTGATGGAAAGAGTCTGCCCTCTATCAACGCAAAAGTCATGTCAGCTGTGGAAAACTGTCTGACCAGATCACCCCGACCAGAGAGTGAGCGCTGTGGCCTCATGTCCAGGTCCGTGTCCTTGGTTTCTGTCGCTAGCTCAGAGGATTCGTGTCAGGCGACAACATTAACACCCAGACACATTGAATACGACTCTGACATGAACCTGGAAGCCTTAGACTCTCAATCTGCATTCCTCCAGTCTTCCCTCGTCATTCAAGCTACCAGATCGCCGTCTGTTCACGATAAAGATTGCAACAGTCTTCCAGATGTGCCACAAAGTAATCGGACGCTGCTGCCCAGCAGACATGAATCTCCGTACCTCAGGGCTATTCTGGACGAGGATGCCAACTCATCGACTGAAGGTAAAGCTGTTGAAAATCTGCCAACACCCGGTCAGCCTACTGAGGAGCTGGGAACAAGAGAGACCTCAGCAGAAACAGAGCAGAGCCTCAACATTCAACAACAATGTATGAATTCAGTTGCTCATTCAGTCACAGAAATAGAAGGGAGGGCTCCTGGTAGTTTAACACCACAAATGTCAAACAAAGATCCTCAGACACTGAGGATCTTTGGAAGCCTGACACTTCCCGAGTGCAGTGGCTCTCAAGCAGGGTCAACAGCAGGGTCAACAGAGCAGAAAACTCTTCCCTCCTCGGACCCTCCTGTTGCAAAGGACGTCCAGTGTCCGACAGAGAATTCAAAAGCAGAGTGTAGTAACAAGTATTCAGATCAACCATCGACTCCTACAGCTTGTCTATCTGCTGAGCTGTCAGAGCTTACAAACACAAAATCCCTCCAGCAGAGGGAACCACTTGCTGTTTCTGGTATGGAGAGCGTGCAGGAGACAGAATCGGGTACAGTGCATGTTTCTGACCTTAAAGACGAACCTCTTGAGAATGCTGATAGAGCAGAAGACGAGAGTATGGAAACCGAGACTTTCAGAACAGACGATAGAGGAAGTCCGTTACCCTCCACCAGTACGCATATTCCCAGCTCCACTGCCGGGGATTCCTTGCCAGGTTTTAGCCAAACAAGCACTGAGTCCAAATTGTTTCAAGAGGATATGGATGTAAATGACCAAGACTGCAAGAACTCAATACCTTCCAGTGACACTGCAGTTTCATGTCTCGATGCTCAGATGGAGAAAAAGGACAGTATGCCCCCAGCATCTTCCTATAGTGCAAGCCCTGAACACAAGGCTGAAGAGATGACTGATGTACAACAGAGCTCAGAGCACAGTGGTGCTGCTGTTTCTGTTACAACGGAGTGTTCATCAGTTGAGGGCAGCCTGGCTACAGAGGACTTATCTGAATCCACCGCAGAGGCCAGCTCAGAGCCAATAAAGGTGACTCCTGCCGATGAGAAACCAGAGTCATCTTCAGCTGGAGAAGAACAGAGTCAAAGCACCGTCCAATCGGCAGCtcagtctgacagcagcagcagcagcaacagcagcacctGCAGCGCCTCAAGGAGCTCCTCTCCACAATCTGGAGACCGGGATTCTGATTCTTCTGGGGCTAGGGTCAAGGTTCGCTCTGCAGATGAGGATGTGGATGTCCATGTTCCCCATCCACGCAAGAGAAAGATGCCTAAATTTCTGAGCTCCCAGTTATGCTCCACGACTCagcaggagaaggagagaggccAGCAGTCTCTGGCTGCTATTGTAGACTCTGTAAAGCTGGAGGAGATTCAACCCTACCAGACAGAGAGGGCCAACCCTTACTACGAGTTCCTGCACATCCGGAGGAAGATCGAGGAGAAGCGCAAAGTGTTGTGCAGCGTCACCCCCCAGCCACCACAGTATTATGATGAATATGTTACCTTCAACGGATCCTACCTCTTAGATGGGAACCCGCTCAGCAAGCTCTGCATACCAACA ATAACTCCACCTCCATCATTACctgagcagctgaaagagaTGTTCAAACAACAGGAGGTGGTCCGTATGAAACTACGACTACAACACAGCATTGAAAGG GAAAAACTGATTGTTTCAAATGAACAGGAAGTCCTACGAGTCCATTACCGGGCAGCAAGAacactagccaatcagagtctgCCTTTCAGTGCCTGTACAGTTTTATTGGATGCTGAAGTGTACAACATGCCTCAAGACGTCCAG AGTGATGATGGCAAAACGTCAGTGAGAGACCGATTCAACGCCAGGCAGTTCATGTCCTGGCTACAAGATGTTGATGACAAGTTTGACAAACTGAAG
- the ankrd12 gene encoding ankyrin repeat domain-containing protein 12 isoform X5 codes for MAKPGSDRDGAMVDKQAGKKSKDKLSPFTKTPKLDRSELLGKEGKAKSSMKRKLSFTTSPLRTEERDSDTDDSDPGQSSETWGERLVPPCRIYADKDVPDKKKVKKEAGGKKSQAPNLLFGYPLSERKQMALLMQMTANSPDSTPSHPSQTTPVQKKVPSSASSRQKDKVNKRNERGETPLHMAAIRGDAKQVKELISLGADVNVKDFAGWTPLHEACNLGYYDVAKVLIAAGAEVNTQGLDDDTPLHDASSSGHKDIVKLLLRHGGNAFQANKRGERPVDVADSQELEQLLKGEVSLSDQDDSSSGLLFSAESEDPPSVNPSSVDDNMEDSDTEKDSDGKLATKASSSVPGLDEYEFKDEEEEEDFSKALSDRHILRREVRQREKEEKDRNHVAGKQSGKGDSSTKSKKQKTSRVHCSSDTSSDEMESLSEKRSSPTCSQSSESLKADTRSKKENAEQKDKGKVKKKSKSQNKNKENQEDGKENSKTLVLSLATVSESTEKGREEDSFKMSFSPKDDSSVHLFHLSSIKSPKLNHSMTDKQTPLKQENTKLCISISDSSCPVDGVKYNHYTEADYCTEGSSTKGCKHKEKSKHQQKDSSGDGDDGHLSPYKDGSIGNSVDSSEGALRKTDLDGKVVKKHKLKHKEKDKHRREYEAERSRHRQKEARKDGHRNLEFDREFWKENFFKSDETDEHLPVKKEGEDISSLQKTSDSSSVKDERNTKEKHSSSKEKKLREEREKDKAVKKERKEAAGKEEKVKDSKLSEREERVECHGSGRIPEESLQSNSMKEETDEKPISGITADQEQLELSEKGSREKTDKRLPGKEKDSEKMEKRHPDKEKKVKTEHVDKADSQNSVDRWKEKERTGAISSYSPGDKNYKENEKLKTLSTTKKNEDSRKSKDKFDKRSDRERQDREYSVGDHREKERTNSDKKGKPLEKTADHSKSDRSKEKDCDRKKRDKIKDGTLSSSSNLKLLLEEKKSYLSESSKSLSTKSKEEVVRTPEKDRDRRDRDRDSDKHKDKDRHKDRSQQAKISKAKSSETDADKAKSKASPATRDTKPKEKRLVNDDLMQTSFERMLSLKDQEIEQWHRKHLEKIKQKERERLKHRPLVDPGKSKPKDRTKSELCLSKELMRSKSSETSDVQNREKSLKDGTSPRTMSLDGKSLPSINAKVMSAVENCLTRSPRPESERCGLMSRSVSLVSVASSEDSCQATTLTPRHIEYDSDMNLEALDSQSAFLQSSLVIQATRSPSVHDKDCNSLPDVPQSNRTLLPSRHESPYLRAILDEDANSSTEGKAVENLPTPGQPTEELGTRETSAETEQSLNIQQQCMNSVAHSVTEIEGRAPGSLTPQMSNKDPQTLRIFGSLTLPECSGSQAGSTAGSTEQKTLPSSDPPVAKDVQCPTENSKAECSNKYSDQPSTPTACLSAELSELTNTKSLQQREPLAVSGMESVQETESGTVHVSDLKDEPLENADRAEDESMETETFRTDDRGSPLPSTSTHIPSSTAGDSLPGFSQTSTESKLFQEDMDVNDQDCKNSIPSSDTAVSCLDAQMEKKDSMPPASSYSASPEHKAEEMTDVQQSSEHSGAAVSVTTECSSVEGSLATEDLSESTAEASSEPIKVTPADEKPESSSAGEEQSQSTVQSAAQSDSSSSSNSSTCSASRSSSPQSGDRDSDSSGARVKVRSADEDVDVHVPHPRKRKMPKFLSSQLCSTTQQEKERGQQSLAAIVDSVKLEEIQPYQTERANPYYEFLHIRRKIEEKRKVLCSVTPQPPQYYDEYVTFNGSYLLDGNPLSKLCIPTVTAVSCGVAMTTSHACLTHEAVLNLQWKMEDGAPRSSRAGTSSG; via the exons ATGGCCAAACCTGGGAGCGACAGAGATGGAGCCATGGTGGATAAGCAGGCGGGGAAGAAG AGCAAAGACAAGTTGTCCCCTTTCACCAAAACTCCGAAGCTGGACCGGAGTGAGTTGCTGGGGAAGGAAGGGAAAGCCAAGTCTTCCATGAAGCGCAAGCTCTCCTTCACTACCAGTCCGCTCCGGACCGAGGAGCGAGACTCAGACACAG ATGACTCAGACCCAGGCCAGTCGAGTGAGACCTGGGGAGAGAGATTAGTGCCTCCCTGCAGGATATACGCAG ATAAAGATGTACCAGACAAAAAGAAGGTGAAAAAGGAGGCTGGGGGCAAAAAGTCCCAGGCTCCCAACCTTTTGTTTGGGTATCCTTTGTCAGAACGCAAACAGATGGCTCTTCTAATGCAGATGACTGCCAACAGTCCAG ACTCTACTCCCAGTCACCCCTCACAAACGACCCCTGTGCAGAAGAAAGTCCCTAGCAGTGCCTCGTCTCGACAGAAGGACAAGGTCAACAAGAGGAACGAGCGAGGGGAGACTCCTCTTCACATGGCAGCCATCCGGGGAGACGCCAAGCAAGTTAAAGAGCTCATTAGCCTGGGAGCTGACGTCAACGTCAAAGACTTTGCAG GTTGGACTCCTCTTCATGAAGCCTGTAATCTTGGTTACTACGATGTGGCCAAGGTCTTAATAGCAGCAGGTGCAGAGGTGAACACGCAGGGTCTGGATGATGACACGCCACTCCATGATGCTTCCAGCAGCGGGCATAAAGAT ATTGTGAAACTGCTGCTACGCCACGGTGGTAACGCCTTCCAGGCCAACAAGCGCGGGGAGCGCCCGGTGGACGTTGCAGACTCTCAGGAGCTGGAGCAGCTATTAAAGGGAGAGGTGTCACTGTCGGACCAAGATGACAGCTCTTCAG GTCTTCTCTTCTCTGCAGAGTCTGAAGACCCTCCATCTGTCAATCCATCCAGTGTGGATGACAACATGGAAGACTCTGATACTGAAAAGGACTCGGACGGCAAACTGGCCACGAAAGCGTCATCGTCTGTGCCAGGGCTGGATGAGTATGAGTTCAaggacgaggaagaggaggaggatttcAGTAAAGCCCTGAGCGACAGACACATTCTTCGCAGGGAAGTACGGCAgcgggagaaggaggagaaagatAGGAATCATGTGGCAGGAAAGCAGAGTGGAAAAGGCGATTCCTCTACAAAGTCCAAAAAGCAGAAGACTTCTCGTGTCCACTGCAGCTCAGATACCTCCAGCGATGAAATGGAGAGCCTTTCAGAGAAAAGGAGTTCCCCCACCTGCTCTCAGAGCTCAGAGAGCCTCAAGGCAGACACACGGTCTAAAAAGGAGAATGCTGAGCAAAAGGACAAGGGCAAAGTCAAGAAGAAGAGCAAAAGccagaataaaaacaaagaaaaccaaGAGGATGGGAAAGAGAACAGCAAAACGTTGGTCCTCTCTCTCGCAACCGTGTCCGAGAGCACAGAAAAGGGTCGGGAGGAGGACTCCTTCAAGATGTCTTTCAGTCCGAAAGATGACTCATCCGTCCACCTCTTTCATTTGTCGTCCATAAAATCTCCCAAACTGAACCACAGCATGACAGATAAACAAACACCACTCAAACAGGAAAATACTAAGCTGTGCATTTCCATCAGTGACAGCTCATGTCCGGTGGACGGTGTCAAATACAACCACTACACGGAGGCAGACTACTGCACCGAAGGCTCCAGCACCAAGGGGTGTAAGCACAAGGAAAAGAGCAAACACCAACAGAAAGACTCCAGTGGAGATGGGGACGATGGTCATTTGAGTCCTTACAAAGACGGCAGCATAGGAAACAGTGTAGACAGCTCTGAAGGTGCCTTACGGAAGACCGACTTAGATGGCAAAGTGGTAAAGAAGCATAAACTTAAACACAAGGAGAAAGACAAACACAGGAGGGAATACGAGGCAGAGCGGAGCCGCCACAGGCAGAAGGAGGCCAGGAAAGACGGCCACAGGAATTTGGAGTTTGACAGAGAATTCTGGAAAGAGAATTTTTTCAAAAGTGATGAGACCGATGAACATCTGCCAGTAAAAAAGGAAGGTGAAGACATTAGCTCACTTCAGAAGACCTCCGATTCCTCTTCTGTCAAAGATGAGAGAAACACGAAGGAGAAACACTCAAGCAGCAAGGAAAAGAAGCTGAGAGAAGAGCGAGAAAAAGACAAAGCTGTGAAAAAAGAGCGAAAGGAGGCTGCTGGTAAAGAGGAGAAGGTAAAGGATTCAAAGTTGAGTGAGCGTGAAGAGAGAGTGGAGTGCCACGGCTCAGGGCGGATTCCAGAGGAGTCGCTGCAGAGCAACAGCATGAAAGAAGAGACAGACGAGAAACCCATAAGTGGGATCACAGCTGATCAAGAACAGCTGGAGCTCTCTGAAAAAGGATCACGTGAGAAAACTGACAAGAGGCTCCCAGGAAAAGAGAAGGATTCagagaaaatggagaaaagGCATCCTGACAaggaaaaaaaggttaaaacgGAGCATGTTGACAAAGCTGATTCACAGAATTCAGTGGATCGTtggaaggaaaaagaaagaacaggagCCATTTCTTCTTACTCGCCTGGAGataaaaactacaaagagaATGAGAAACTGAAAACTTTATCTACAACCAAAAAGAATGAGGACAGCAGGAAAAGTAAAGATAAGTTTGACAAGCGGTCTGATAGGGAGAGGCAGGACAGAGAATATAGTGTTGGGGATCACAGGGAAAAGGAACGCACCAACTCTGATAAGAAAGGAAAACCTTTAGAGAAAACCGCAGATCATAGTAAATCTGATCGTTCAAAAGAAAAGGACTGTGACAGGAAAAAGAGGGATAAAATAAAAGATGGGACTCTTTCCTCAAGCTCCAATCTGAAATTACTTttagaagagaagaagagctATCTGTCCGAGAGCAGCAAGTCCTTATCTACAAAATCAAAGGAGGAAGTTGTGAGAACACCAGAGAAGGATCGCGACCGGAGAGACCGGGACAGAGACTCCGATAAACACAAGGATAAGGACCGGCACAAAGACCGCTCCCAGCAGGCCAAAATCAGCAAGGCCAAATCCAGCGAGACAGATGCCGACAAGGCCAAATCAAAAGCCTCACCAGCAACACGAGACACCAAGCCCAAAGAGAAGAGGCTTGTGAATGATGACTTGATGCAGACCAGCTTTGAGCGCATGCTCAGCCTGAAGGACCAGGAGATTGAGCAGTGGCACCGCAAACACCTggagaaaattaaacaaaaagagcGAGAAAGGCTTAAACACCGGCCTCTGGTAGATCCAGGGAAGTCCAAACCTAAAGACAGAACAAAGTCTGAACTGTGCCTGAGTAAGGAGCTCATGCGCTCAAAAAGCTCTGAAACCTCTGATGTCCAAAACCGAGAGAAATCCCTGAAGGATGGCACCAGCCCCAGAACAATGTCGCTTGATGGAAAGAGTCTGCCCTCTATCAACGCAAAAGTCATGTCAGCTGTGGAAAACTGTCTGACCAGATCACCCCGACCAGAGAGTGAGCGCTGTGGCCTCATGTCCAGGTCCGTGTCCTTGGTTTCTGTCGCTAGCTCAGAGGATTCGTGTCAGGCGACAACATTAACACCCAGACACATTGAATACGACTCTGACATGAACCTGGAAGCCTTAGACTCTCAATCTGCATTCCTCCAGTCTTCCCTCGTCATTCAAGCTACCAGATCGCCGTCTGTTCACGATAAAGATTGCAACAGTCTTCCAGATGTGCCACAAAGTAATCGGACGCTGCTGCCCAGCAGACATGAATCTCCGTACCTCAGGGCTATTCTGGACGAGGATGCCAACTCATCGACTGAAGGTAAAGCTGTTGAAAATCTGCCAACACCCGGTCAGCCTACTGAGGAGCTGGGAACAAGAGAGACCTCAGCAGAAACAGAGCAGAGCCTCAACATTCAACAACAATGTATGAATTCAGTTGCTCATTCAGTCACAGAAATAGAAGGGAGGGCTCCTGGTAGTTTAACACCACAAATGTCAAACAAAGATCCTCAGACACTGAGGATCTTTGGAAGCCTGACACTTCCCGAGTGCAGTGGCTCTCAAGCAGGGTCAACAGCAGGGTCAACAGAGCAGAAAACTCTTCCCTCCTCGGACCCTCCTGTTGCAAAGGACGTCCAGTGTCCGACAGAGAATTCAAAAGCAGAGTGTAGTAACAAGTATTCAGATCAACCATCGACTCCTACAGCTTGTCTATCTGCTGAGCTGTCAGAGCTTACAAACACAAAATCCCTCCAGCAGAGGGAACCACTTGCTGTTTCTGGTATGGAGAGCGTGCAGGAGACAGAATCGGGTACAGTGCATGTTTCTGACCTTAAAGACGAACCTCTTGAGAATGCTGATAGAGCAGAAGACGAGAGTATGGAAACCGAGACTTTCAGAACAGACGATAGAGGAAGTCCGTTACCCTCCACCAGTACGCATATTCCCAGCTCCACTGCCGGGGATTCCTTGCCAGGTTTTAGCCAAACAAGCACTGAGTCCAAATTGTTTCAAGAGGATATGGATGTAAATGACCAAGACTGCAAGAACTCAATACCTTCCAGTGACACTGCAGTTTCATGTCTCGATGCTCAGATGGAGAAAAAGGACAGTATGCCCCCAGCATCTTCCTATAGTGCAAGCCCTGAACACAAGGCTGAAGAGATGACTGATGTACAACAGAGCTCAGAGCACAGTGGTGCTGCTGTTTCTGTTACAACGGAGTGTTCATCAGTTGAGGGCAGCCTGGCTACAGAGGACTTATCTGAATCCACCGCAGAGGCCAGCTCAGAGCCAATAAAGGTGACTCCTGCCGATGAGAAACCAGAGTCATCTTCAGCTGGAGAAGAACAGAGTCAAAGCACCGTCCAATCGGCAGCtcagtctgacagcagcagcagcagcaacagcagcacctGCAGCGCCTCAAGGAGCTCCTCTCCACAATCTGGAGACCGGGATTCTGATTCTTCTGGGGCTAGGGTCAAGGTTCGCTCTGCAGATGAGGATGTGGATGTCCATGTTCCCCATCCACGCAAGAGAAAGATGCCTAAATTTCTGAGCTCCCAGTTATGCTCCACGACTCagcaggagaaggagagaggccAGCAGTCTCTGGCTGCTATTGTAGACTCTGTAAAGCTGGAGGAGATTCAACCCTACCAGACAGAGAGGGCCAACCCTTACTACGAGTTCCTGCACATCCGGAGGAAGATCGAGGAGAAGCGCAAAGTGTTGTGCAGCGTCACCCCCCAGCCACCACAGTATTATGATGAATATGTTACCTTCAACGGATCCTACCTCTTAGATGGGAACCCGCTCAGCAAGCTCTGCATACCAACA gttacggcagtttcctgcggcgtcgctatgacgaccagccacgcttgcctcacgcatgaggcggtactaaatctgcaatggaaaatggaggacggggcaccgcggtcgagcagagctggtactagcagtgg ATAA